Genomic segment of Acidobacteriota bacterium:
TCAAATTCGTTGCGAGCAACCATTGCCACAGCTTCGACCAACGACAGATAAACGACTTCAACGAATTCATCGTGATCCAGGTTCTGTTCTACCGGAGTCAGTTTCGTTGCAAGATAAACATGAAGACGCTCTTCGCAAAATCCCGGGGTTGAATAAAAGTCCGCCAGAGGTTCGATTCGCCCGGCGCGAAATCCGATTTCCTGCTCCAACTCGCGCGCAGCCGATTCCATCGGCGTTTCCCCGGCTTCGATTTTGCCCGCCGGGATTTCCAGCAACTCACATTTGGCGGGATGCCGGTATTGTTTCACCAAGGCAATTCGGCCATCGTCGAAAAGCGGCAAACAGCCCGCGCCGCCCGGATGGCGAACGACTTCGCGGACGATCTCAAAACCGTTCTCTTCTTTCAGGCGATCCCGCTCAATGGCAAATACAGCGCCGTTGAAAATCTGTTCGGATTCAATCAATTGTCTTGGCAAGTTCTGCCCCCGCTCCCCATTGTGATTCAGGCCG
This window contains:
- a CDS encoding NUDIX hydrolase, translated to MPRQLIESEQIFNGAVFAIERDRLKEENGFEIVREVVRHPGGAGCLPLFDDGRIALVKQYRHPAKCELLEIPAGKIEAGETPMESAARELEQEIGFRAGRIEPLADFYSTPGFCEERLHVYLATKLTPVEQNLDHDEFVEVVYLSLVEAVAMVARNEFDDSKTIIALLLAAQRVGLV